One window of the Roseovarius sp. THAF9 genome contains the following:
- a CDS encoding DUF1989 domain-containing protein: MTVKPVFETPYERAGVITPGLPILPHGTERHPIPGGGSRAVPIYRGDEVSVLDFQGLQPGEMVFFTPDGKSDPGRLGASSHGRPDGVLSVLDNGSVSGRRVASALDRAGFKLGDAQCIKVFSDGSRAGEMATFQADSDGLLIVAAPGGPMDPGTQAPPTDLILYIRRADPGIAKGGHMPPDPLADPIHDINIQPGEAKSYHVQKGQFIQVLDVQGRECSDFQAFSLRSLDKGLDREIDPTTTRTLMGSLYPQPGIFAKYWNVDQEPLVEIVQDTCGRHDTFGLACTARYYEELGYPGHVNCSENMNRDLEQYGVRPRAGWPAINFFFNTMLDETNALGMDDPWSRPGDYVLLRALTDLVCISTACPCDVDEANGWNPTDIQVRTYSETNSFSRSVGYRKSAEAPLEHTKETGFHECFARHTRDFVEYNGYWLPNSFPSVGTIGEYWACREKAAIMDLSPLRKYEVTGPDAEELMQYCVTRNVKKLAVGQLVYTAICYEHGGMIDDGTLFRMGENAFRWIGGNDTSGLWIREQAEKLGLNAWVRNSTDQLHNVAVQGPLSRDILKEIIWTAPANPTLEELGMFRFTPARLNDFDGTAIVVGRAGYSGELGYEIFCHPKDAEEVFDTIWNVGEPMGLKPLGLAALDMIRIEAGLIFAGSEFDDQTDPFEAGIGFTVPLKSKNDDFIGRAALEERKAHPQRKMVGLELEGGRVASPGDCVRIGKAQVGEVTSAVKSPILGKNIALARVDVTHAEPGTDIEVGQLDGLQKRLKAKVVPYPHFDPTKERVKGNYT, from the coding sequence ATGACCGTTAAGCCTGTCTTCGAGACCCCGTATGAACGCGCCGGCGTCATCACGCCGGGCCTGCCCATCCTGCCCCACGGAACGGAACGCCACCCCATTCCCGGCGGCGGCTCCCGCGCCGTGCCGATCTATCGCGGTGACGAAGTGTCGGTGCTGGATTTCCAAGGGCTTCAACCCGGCGAAATGGTGTTCTTTACCCCCGACGGCAAATCCGACCCCGGCCGCCTTGGTGCCTCCAGCCACGGCCGCCCGGACGGTGTTCTGTCGGTTCTGGACAATGGCTCGGTCTCGGGCCGCCGCGTCGCCTCGGCGCTCGACCGTGCGGGCTTCAAACTGGGTGATGCGCAGTGCATCAAGGTCTTCTCCGATGGCTCCCGCGCGGGTGAGATGGCAACGTTTCAGGCCGACAGCGATGGCCTGCTGATCGTCGCCGCCCCCGGCGGGCCGATGGACCCGGGCACGCAGGCCCCGCCCACCGACCTGATCCTCTATATCCGCCGCGCCGATCCCGGCATCGCCAAGGGCGGGCACATGCCGCCCGATCCTCTCGCCGACCCGATCCACGATATCAACATCCAGCCGGGCGAGGCGAAATCCTATCACGTGCAAAAAGGCCAGTTCATCCAGGTGCTGGATGTGCAGGGCCGCGAATGCTCGGACTTTCAGGCGTTTTCCCTGCGCTCGCTCGACAAGGGCCTCGACCGCGAGATCGACCCGACCACGACCCGTACCCTGATGGGCTCGCTCTATCCGCAGCCGGGCATCTTCGCGAAATACTGGAACGTAGACCAGGAACCGCTGGTCGAGATCGTGCAGGACACCTGCGGGCGCCACGACACGTTCGGGCTTGCCTGCACCGCGCGCTATTACGAAGAGCTGGGCTATCCCGGCCACGTCAACTGTTCCGAGAACATGAACCGCGATCTGGAACAATACGGCGTGCGCCCCCGCGCCGGCTGGCCCGCGATCAACTTCTTCTTCAACACCATGCTGGACGAGACCAACGCGCTGGGCATGGACGACCCGTGGTCGCGCCCCGGCGATTACGTGCTTCTGCGCGCGCTCACCGATCTGGTCTGCATCTCCACCGCCTGTCCCTGCGACGTGGACGAAGCGAACGGCTGGAACCCCACCGATATCCAAGTCCGCACCTATTCCGAGACCAACAGCTTCAGCCGCTCCGTCGGCTACAGAAAATCAGCGGAGGCCCCTTTGGAACACACCAAGGAAACCGGATTTCACGAGTGTTTCGCCCGGCATACAAGGGATTTTGTCGAGTATAACGGGTATTGGTTGCCGAACAGCTTCCCGTCGGTCGGCACGATCGGCGAATACTGGGCCTGCCGCGAGAAGGCGGCGATCATGGACCTGTCGCCCCTGCGCAAGTACGAGGTCACAGGCCCCGACGCCGAGGAACTGATGCAGTATTGCGTCACCCGCAACGTTAAGAAGCTGGCCGTGGGGCAGCTGGTCTATACCGCGATCTGCTATGAACATGGCGGCATGATCGACGACGGCACGCTTTTCCGCATGGGCGAGAATGCCTTCCGCTGGATCGGCGGCAACGACACGTCGGGTCTGTGGATCCGTGAACAGGCCGAGAAGCTGGGCCTCAATGCCTGGGTTCGCAACTCCACCGATCAGCTGCACAACGTCGCCGTTCAGGGGCCTCTGTCGCGGGATATTCTGAAAGAGATCATCTGGACCGCCCCCGCCAACCCGACGCTGGAGGAACTGGGCATGTTCCGCTTCACCCCGGCGCGGCTGAACGATTTCGACGGCACGGCGATTGTCGTGGGCCGCGCGGGCTACTCCGGCGAGCTGGGCTACGAGATTTTCTGCCACCCCAAGGATGCCGAAGAGGTCTTTGACACGATCTGGAACGTGGGCGAGCCGATGGGACTGAAGCCGCTGGGATTGGCCGCGCTCGACATGATCCGGATCGAGGCGGGCCTGATCTTTGCCGGCAGTGAATTCGACGACCAGACCGACCCGTTCGAGGCCGGCATCGGCTTCACCGTGCCGCTCAAGTCCAAGAACGACGATTTCATCGGGCGTGCCGCTCTGGAAGAACGCAAGGCCCACCCGCAGCGCAAGATGGTCGGGCTGGAGCTCGAAGGCGGCCGCGTGGCCAGCCCCGGCGATTGCGTCCGCATCGGCAAGGCGCAGGTGGGCGAGGTGACCTCCGCCGTCAAATCCCCCATCCTCGGCAAGAACATCGCGCTCGCCCGCGTGGATGTGACGCATGCCGAGCCGGGGACGGATATCGAAGTGGGCCAGCTCGACGGCTTGCAGAAACGCCTCAAGGCCAAGGTCGTGCCCTACCCGCATTTCGACCCCACCAAGGAACGGGTGAAGGGCAACTACACGTAG
- a CDS encoding GNAT family N-acetyltransferase codes for MNTDIKRDKVLIKPDIRRLWPADKTALLAHFARLDPEMRRLRFGACVTEDYVTDYAETILSLDSVVYGAFVDGELHGVGELRMLLNSWPVRAEIALSVDPDWQHEGIGDALFVRMLAAAQNRGVRSLYMMCLPENERMQRLARRHEAMLTFDIGEVEATLDPPWPTALSLAEEMMGETRTYLHAVLRPPF; via the coding sequence ATGAATACCGATATAAAACGTGATAAGGTCCTGATAAAACCGGACATTCGCCGCCTCTGGCCAGCGGACAAGACCGCTTTGCTGGCCCATTTTGCCCGGCTCGACCCCGAAATGCGGCGCCTGCGCTTCGGCGCCTGCGTGACCGAGGATTACGTCACCGACTACGCCGAAACCATCCTCAGCCTCGACAGCGTCGTCTACGGCGCCTTCGTCGATGGGGAGTTGCACGGCGTGGGCGAGTTGCGGATGTTGCTCAACAGTTGGCCGGTCCGGGCCGAAATCGCGCTCAGTGTCGATCCCGACTGGCAGCACGAAGGCATCGGTGACGCGCTCTTCGTGCGGATGCTGGCCGCGGCGCAGAACCGGGGCGTGCGGTCACTCTACATGATGTGCCTGCCCGAGAATGAACGGATGCAGCGCCTGGCCCGCCGCCACGAGGCCATGCTGACCTTCGATATCGGCGAGGTCGAGGCCACGCTGGACCCGCCCTGGCCCACGGCCCTGTCGCTGGCCGAAGAGATGATGGGCGAAACACGCACCTACCTGCACGCCGTCCTGCGCCCGCCTTTCTGA
- a CDS encoding LysR substrate-binding domain-containing protein: MLRNRAVLPRLDYLLAFEVAADLESFAAAGKELNVSETAISRKIRLLEQHYQCALFVRGHRSVRLTDMGRKLLSGITPALKTLVRVSEDMCAELEKSTVRLAATNSVSSLWLMPRLRAFHEANCNITIALTSSDVDEECLAEDMDLAILRGEGDWPGFEATRLFGETVFPVCAPGYLHGQVRIDSIESLRQHDLIEVSNNHTEWLNWRTWLDHKGADPDTVRPSASVNTYPLAIQAARDGLGIALGWGHLVDHHLESGDLVRPMGAEHVRTRSGYYLLRRQGVEPRNESAIVAHWLLQESAARQRYAAE, from the coding sequence ATGCTGCGCAATCGCGCCGTGTTGCCGCGCCTTGACTACCTGCTGGCCTTCGAGGTGGCGGCGGATCTGGAAAGCTTTGCCGCGGCGGGCAAGGAGCTGAACGTTTCGGAAACCGCCATCAGCCGCAAGATCCGGCTGCTGGAGCAGCATTATCAGTGCGCGCTTTTCGTGCGGGGGCACCGCTCGGTGCGGCTGACGGATATGGGGCGCAAGCTGCTTTCGGGGATCACCCCGGCGCTGAAGACGCTGGTGCGGGTGTCCGAGGACATGTGCGCGGAGCTGGAGAAAAGCACGGTGCGGCTGGCGGCGACAAACTCGGTGTCGTCACTGTGGCTGATGCCGCGGCTGCGGGCCTTCCACGAGGCCAATTGCAACATCACCATCGCACTCACGTCATCGGACGTGGACGAAGAGTGCCTTGCCGAGGACATGGACCTTGCGATCCTGCGCGGAGAGGGCGACTGGCCCGGGTTCGAGGCGACGCGGCTTTTCGGCGAGACGGTGTTTCCGGTCTGTGCACCGGGCTACCTGCACGGGCAGGTGCGGATCGATAGTATCGAGTCGCTGCGCCAGCACGATCTTATCGAGGTCAGCAACAACCATACCGAATGGCTGAACTGGCGCACCTGGCTGGACCACAAAGGCGCCGACCCCGACACGGTGCGCCCGTCCGCGTCGGTCAACACCTATCCGCTGGCGATCCAGGCGGCGCGGGATGGCCTGGGCATCGCGCTGGGCTGGGGGCATCTGGTGGATCATCACCTGGAATCGGGCGACCTGGTGCGTCCGATGGGAGCGGAGCATGTGCGCACGCGCTCGGGCTATTACCTGTTGCGGCGTCAAGGGGTAGAGCCGCGCAACGAGAGCGCCATCGTGGCGCATTGGCTGCTGCAGGAAAGTGCCGCGCGGCAGAGATACGCGGCGGAGTGA
- a CDS encoding metalloregulator ArsR/SmtB family transcription factor, with product MAQSLDTVFAALADPTRRRILSMLLEDDMAVTDVAEPFEMSLAAVSKHLGILTRAGLISQERRGRVVWCKLEPDALRDASIWMQSFGQFEAVHLDAFEQFLAKEFRDDG from the coding sequence ATGGCACAATCGCTCGATACTGTCTTCGCCGCACTGGCCGACCCCACCCGCCGCAGGATCCTGTCGATGCTGCTGGAGGATGACATGGCCGTGACGGACGTGGCCGAGCCATTCGAGATGTCGCTGGCCGCCGTGTCGAAACACCTTGGTATCCTGACCCGCGCGGGCCTAATCAGCCAGGAGCGGCGGGGCCGGGTGGTGTGGTGCAAGCTGGAGCCCGATGCCCTGCGCGACGCCAGCATCTGGATGCAGAGTTTCGGCCAGTTCGAGGCGGTGCACCTGGATGCGTTCGAGCAGTTCCTTGCGAAAGAGTTTCGCGATGATGGATGA
- a CDS encoding glycine betaine/L-proline ABC transporter ATP-binding protein, translated as MTSDSPVISCRNAWKLFGPNPRQYLKSMPAGHSYEDIRADGYIAGVKDVSVEVAKGEMLVIMGLSGSGKSTLVRCFSRLHDITGGTIEVEGQDIMALPEKELIELRRSKMGMVFQSFGLLPHRTVLENVAFPLEMRGQDKHARRERALEVVKLVGLEGREEYFPRELSGGQQQRVGIARSLAIEPDIWFLDEPFSALDPLIRREMQDEFLRLQAMLGKTIVFITHDFDEALRLADRIAIMKDGAIEQCDTPDQIVLDPQTEYVRKFTEDIDKAHVVHASVLAKPVNGYAVEGDPIAGDRTIHQIARQLVSDPREHLPVAGKDGKVMGVMARQEALEVLLGDSANG; from the coding sequence ATGACCTCGGACAGCCCCGTCATTTCCTGCCGCAACGCGTGGAAGCTTTTCGGCCCCAACCCGCGCCAATACCTCAAATCCATGCCCGCCGGGCACAGTTACGAGGATATCCGCGCTGACGGATATATCGCCGGGGTCAAGGATGTGTCGGTCGAGGTCGCCAAGGGCGAGATGCTGGTCATCATGGGGCTTTCGGGCTCAGGAAAGTCCACGCTGGTGCGGTGTTTTTCGCGCCTGCATGACATCACCGGCGGCACGATCGAGGTCGAGGGGCAGGACATCATGGCCCTGCCCGAGAAAGAACTGATCGAGCTGCGTCGCTCGAAAATGGGCATGGTCTTCCAGTCCTTCGGCCTCTTGCCGCACCGCACGGTGCTGGAAAACGTGGCCTTCCCGCTGGAAATGCGCGGACAGGACAAGCACGCGCGGCGTGAACGCGCGCTCGAAGTGGTCAAGCTGGTCGGGCTGGAGGGCCGCGAGGAGTATTTCCCGCGCGAACTCAGCGGCGGCCAGCAACAGCGTGTCGGCATCGCGCGCTCGCTCGCCATCGAACCCGATATTTGGTTCCTCGACGAGCCGTTTTCCGCACTCGACCCGCTGATCCGGCGCGAGATGCAGGACGAATTCCTGCGCCTTCAGGCGATGCTGGGCAAGACCATCGTTTTCATCACCCACGATTTCGACGAGGCGCTGCGCCTTGCCGACCGCATCGCCATCATGAAGGACGGCGCGATCGAGCAATGCGACACGCCCGACCAGATCGTGCTGGACCCGCAGACCGAATATGTCCGCAAATTCACCGAGGATATCGACAAGGCCCATGTCGTCCACGCCAGCGTTTTGGCCAAACCCGTCAACGGCTACGCCGTCGAGGGCGATCCCATCGCGGGCGACCGCACCATTCACCAGATCGCGCGCCAGCTTGTCAGCGACCCGCGCGAGCATCTGCCCGTGGCGGGCAAGGACGGCAAGGTGATGGGCGTCATGGCGCGGCAAGAGGCACTGGAGGTACTTCTGGGGGACAGCGCCAATGGCTGA
- a CDS encoding proline/glycine betaine ABC transporter permease, giving the protein MADVATNATRTSLSMRQPGATRDPVLVALLLAAIILCAAKPVLPDFLIRLPEAWIPPLAQWLDAFFDVITGDMQEGRFGLIYITRWFAEGPLDFLLGVTANLLEGKYRWPYMADPIPWAAVAGLAAVIGYYLGGWKLSLLAGGTFVWTAFMGQWELTMQTLSVLLVAAPLGFFVGLVVGIAAWKYKWFDNAIKPILAVMQTLPFYTYLLPAVIFFKVGPTAGAIATTIYATPPMILMTTVGLKKVSPEIVEAGKMSGASRWQMLTKVFIPSARTEILVGVNQVIMLCLAMVVLTAFIGMPGLGGKLLAMMNSLKLGRSFEIGITIVLVAITLDRLSKAWVRKLPEHHPKDTPFYIRYKYTVLSVVVFAGLYLLAQPVEILNEVGRRQSLSMGREIDGVFETFLNLDSVEAITGTIRYVLNVWVLIPFRDALLWIPTSAFILLVVAFAYGVGGKKPAIYAAIFFSIVAFSGWWDRSVITLYSVLSAMAISMMIGIPIGILASRSEKWSERMLLACDTAQTFPSFIYLLPAIMLFGITDTTVVLSIVIFTMVPLTRYTIEGLRSVPSELTEAADMAGCSRWQKLTSVQLPLAMPTMAVGFNQGIMFAFFMVIIAAFIGTQDLGQELQRTLAGTDLGKNFVLGINVSLMALTFDMAILSWANRRKRALGLD; this is encoded by the coding sequence ATGGCTGATGTCGCCACCAACGCCACCCGCACCTCCCTGTCGATGCGCCAGCCCGGCGCGACCCGCGACCCCGTGCTGGTAGCCCTTTTACTGGCCGCGATCATCCTTTGCGCGGCCAAGCCGGTGCTGCCCGATTTCCTGATCCGCCTGCCGGAAGCATGGATTCCGCCGCTGGCCCAGTGGCTTGACGCGTTCTTCGACGTCATCACCGGCGACATGCAGGAGGGGCGGTTCGGCCTGATCTACATCACCCGCTGGTTCGCCGAAGGCCCGCTCGATTTCCTGCTGGGCGTCACCGCCAACCTGCTGGAAGGCAAGTATCGCTGGCCCTACATGGCCGACCCCATCCCCTGGGCCGCCGTGGCGGGGCTGGCCGCAGTGATCGGCTATTACCTGGGCGGCTGGAAACTGTCGCTGCTGGCCGGCGGCACCTTTGTCTGGACCGCGTTCATGGGCCAGTGGGAACTGACGATGCAGACCCTTTCGGTCTTGCTGGTGGCCGCTCCGCTGGGCTTTTTCGTGGGCCTCGTCGTCGGCATCGCCGCGTGGAAATACAAGTGGTTCGACAACGCGATCAAGCCCATCCTCGCGGTCATGCAGACGCTGCCCTTCTACACCTACCTTCTTCCGGCGGTGATCTTCTTCAAGGTCGGCCCGACCGCGGGGGCCATCGCCACCACGATCTATGCCACCCCGCCGATGATCCTGATGACGACCGTGGGCCTGAAAAAGGTCTCGCCCGAGATCGTCGAGGCCGGCAAGATGTCGGGCGCCTCGCGCTGGCAGATGCTGACCAAGGTGTTCATCCCCTCGGCCCGCACGGAGATCCTCGTCGGCGTGAACCAGGTCATCATGCTCTGCCTTGCGATGGTGGTTCTGACCGCCTTCATCGGGATGCCGGGTCTTGGCGGCAAGCTGCTCGCCATGATGAACTCCCTCAAACTGGGCCGCTCCTTCGAGATCGGGATCACCATCGTGCTCGTGGCCATCACCCTCGACCGTCTGTCAAAGGCGTGGGTGCGCAAGCTGCCCGAGCATCACCCCAAGGACACGCCTTTCTACATCCGCTACAAATACACCGTCCTGTCGGTCGTGGTCTTCGCCGGGCTCTACCTTCTGGCGCAACCCGTCGAGATTCTGAACGAGGTCGGCCGCCGCCAGTCCCTGTCCATGGGGCGCGAGATCGACGGCGTGTTCGAGACCTTCCTGAACCTCGATTCCGTCGAGGCGATCACCGGCACCATCCGCTATGTCCTGAACGTCTGGGTCCTGATCCCCTTCCGCGACGCGCTTTTGTGGATTCCCACCTCGGCCTTCATCCTGCTGGTGGTGGCCTTCGCCTATGGCGTCGGCGGCAAGAAACCGGCGATCTATGCCGCGATCTTCTTCTCCATCGTGGCCTTCTCGGGCTGGTGGGACCGCTCGGTCATCACGCTCTACTCGGTGCTGTCGGCGATGGCGATATCTATGATGATCGGCATTCCCATCGGCATCCTCGCCTCGCGGTCGGAAAAATGGTCCGAACGGATGCTGCTGGCCTGCGACACGGCGCAGACCTTCCCCAGCTTCATCTACCTTCTGCCCGCGATCATGCTCTTCGGGATCACCGACACCACCGTGGTGCTGTCCATCGTGATCTTCACCATGGTCCCGCTCACCCGCTACACGATCGAGGGGCTGCGCAGCGTGCCGTCCGAGCTGACCGAGGCCGCCGACATGGCGGGCTGCTCGCGCTGGCAGAAACTGACCTCGGTGCAACTGCCGTTGGCCATGCCCACCATGGCCGTCGGCTTCAACCAGGGCATCATGTTCGCCTTCTTCATGGTCATCATCGCGGCCTTCATCGGCACGCAGGACCTTGGGCAAGAGCTTCAGCGCACGCTGGCGGGCACCGACCTGGGGAAAAACTTCGTCCTCGGGATCAATGTCTCGCTCATGGCGTTGACCTTCGACATGGCGATCCTCAGCTGGGCCAACCGCCGCAAACGGGCGCTGGGCCTCGATTGA
- a CDS encoding ABC transporter substrate-binding protein, which yields MMSVAAFALASASAGFAAEDSSEPIVIPIHNWSSQIVMSHVVGQIYEEMGNNVEFVTTDSQAVYESVRLGDVTLELEVWEGAFGASFREALEKGGLHDAGDHDAVTREDWWYPMWTKDACPGLPDWKALNDCAELFATPETGDKGLFLDGPVDWLKHGKERAEALDLNYVVKNAGSAAALWAHISSAEEDKKPILVFNWTPNFAEAVWPGEFVEFPAWEDGCDTDPSVGPNPDALYDCGNPADGYLKKAAWDGMKDKWPNAYEVLTKISFTNAQIAEMAKLVDIEDYEPEEAAEIWLEDNEDVWKGWLPGGDT from the coding sequence ATGATGTCCGTGGCAGCCTTCGCGCTGGCCTCCGCATCGGCCGGTTTCGCCGCCGAAGACAGTTCCGAACCCATCGTCATCCCGATCCACAACTGGTCCAGCCAGATCGTGATGAGTCACGTCGTGGGCCAGATCTACGAGGAAATGGGCAACAACGTCGAATTCGTCACCACCGACAGCCAGGCCGTGTACGAATCGGTCCGCCTGGGCGACGTGACGCTGGAACTGGAAGTTTGGGAAGGTGCCTTTGGCGCGTCGTTCCGCGAGGCGCTGGAAAAGGGCGGCCTGCACGATGCGGGCGATCACGACGCCGTCACGCGCGAGGATTGGTGGTACCCGATGTGGACCAAGGACGCCTGCCCGGGCCTGCCCGACTGGAAGGCGCTGAACGACTGTGCCGAGCTGTTCGCGACGCCCGAAACCGGTGACAAGGGCCTGTTTCTCGACGGTCCCGTGGACTGGCTCAAGCACGGCAAGGAACGCGCCGAGGCGCTGGATCTGAACTATGTGGTGAAAAACGCCGGCTCTGCAGCGGCGCTTTGGGCACATATTTCTTCCGCGGAAGAAGACAAAAAGCCCATTCTCGTCTTCAACTGGACGCCCAACTTTGCCGAGGCCGTCTGGCCCGGTGAATTCGTCGAGTTCCCTGCATGGGAAGACGGCTGCGACACAGATCCTTCGGTCGGCCCGAACCCCGACGCGCTCTACGACTGCGGCAACCCCGCCGACGGCTACCTTAAAAAGGCCGCCTGGGACGGGATGAAGGACAAGTGGCCGAACGCCTACGAGGTGTTGACCAAGATCTCCTTCACCAACGCGCAGATCGCTGAAATGGCCAAGCTGGTGGATATCGAGGATTACGAGCCCGAGGAAGCCGCCGAGATCTGGCTGGAAGACAACGAGGACGTCTGGAAGGGCTGGCTGCCCGGTGGCGACACCTGA
- a CDS encoding DUF6504 family protein — MPERRILSVWFPRLGAERLLRRTGLDADVPFAVVRDTGQMQVLCSLSEAAEAAGLRVGQPLRDAHAMCATLVTKLQNPHQEAAFLASLGRWAERLSPWVATQPPEALLLDITGCAHLFGGEEAMAFQVVEEASLFGLTTRCGLAGTVGAAWALARYAGAVPGADRSGDAIDQEARATRSRAAKRRHWERGGAAPAAGVSRGNQMPFTIAPPGKARSLLSPLPIAALRLEEEQVAALNRLGLRKVGDLLNQPRGPLARRFGRGLLLRMDQAIGAAPEPVSPARVKPRLATRLTLPEPIGLIDDLQAGLDRLVPRLCQLLADQGQGVRKVRLEAWRADGTMGWIEAGLARATDEPDRIRPLLAMRLDEIDAGFGIDTLRLIAAVSEPIQHRTAAGHLDATAAARDRLARDTGVEDLIGRIGGRIGLEAITRLHPASSHIPEKTSQILAAAWSEPAAEWPRPATPRPLLMWSPEPVNAPDAPHLPATFRWRGRAHELAEAKGPERIAPEWWLDDPNWRSGVRDYWQVITGRGERLWLYYAHGGTMSSGWFCQGRFA; from the coding sequence ATGCCCGAACGGCGTATTCTTTCTGTCTGGTTCCCCCGGCTGGGGGCCGAACGGCTGCTGCGGCGGACCGGGCTGGATGCGGACGTGCCTTTTGCCGTGGTGCGCGACACCGGACAGATGCAGGTGCTGTGCTCGCTGTCCGAGGCGGCCGAGGCGGCGGGGCTGCGCGTGGGCCAGCCCTTGCGCGATGCCCATGCGATGTGCGCGACGCTGGTTACGAAACTGCAGAACCCGCATCAGGAGGCGGCGTTTCTGGCCAGCCTCGGGCGGTGGGCCGAACGGCTGAGCCCGTGGGTGGCGACACAGCCGCCCGAGGCGTTGCTGCTGGACATCACGGGCTGTGCGCATCTTTTCGGCGGGGAAGAGGCGATGGCATTTCAAGTCGTTGAAGAAGCATCACTTTTCGGGCTGACCACACGCTGCGGACTGGCTGGCACCGTGGGCGCGGCCTGGGCGCTGGCGCGGTATGCCGGAGCTGTGCCCGGCGCGGATCGCAGCGGTGACGCCATCGATCAAGAGGCTCGCGCGACCCGCTCCCGCGCGGCCAAGCGGCGGCACTGGGAACGCGGCGGCGCGGCGCCGGCGGCGGGCGTAAGCCGTGGAAATCAAATGCCATTTACTATCGCGCCACCGGGAAAAGCGCGCAGTCTTCTGTCGCCCCTGCCCATCGCTGCCCTGCGGCTGGAGGAAGAGCAGGTCGCGGCCCTCAACCGGCTGGGGCTGCGCAAAGTGGGCGACCTGCTTAACCAGCCGCGCGGGCCGCTGGCGCGGCGCTTTGGCCGGGGGCTCTTGCTGCGGATGGACCAGGCGATCGGCGCGGCACCTGAGCCCGTCTCTCCGGCACGGGTGAAACCCCGGCTGGCGACACGGCTGACCCTGCCGGAACCCATTGGTTTGATTGATGATTTGCAGGCCGGGCTGGACCGGCTGGTGCCACGTCTGTGCCAGCTTCTGGCGGATCAGGGACAGGGTGTGCGCAAGGTCCGCCTAGAGGCGTGGCGGGCCGATGGCACCATGGGCTGGATCGAGGCGGGGCTGGCGCGGGCGACGGACGAGCCCGACCGCATCCGCCCCCTGCTGGCCATGCGGCTGGATGAGATCGACGCGGGCTTCGGCATCGACACGCTGCGCCTGATCGCGGCCGTGAGCGAGCCCATCCAGCATCGCACCGCCGCGGGTCATCTGGATGCCACCGCTGCCGCCCGGGACCGGCTGGCGCGGGATACAGGCGTGGAGGATCTGATCGGTCGCATCGGCGGGCGCATCGGGCTGGAGGCGATCACGCGCCTGCACCCGGCCAGCAGCCACATCCCTGAAAAGACGTCACAAATCCTGGCCGCCGCGTGGTCGGAGCCGGCAGCGGAGTGGCCCCGCCCGGCCACGCCGCGCCCCCTGCTGATGTGGTCGCCGGAGCCGGTGAACGCCCCGGATGCACCGCATCTGCCCGCCACCTTCCGGTGGCGCGGGCGGGCTCATGAGCTGGCCGAGGCAAAGGGGCCGGAGCGGATCGCGCCCGAGTGGTGGCTGGACGATCCGAACTGGCGGTCAGGGGTCAGGGATTATTGGCAGGTGATCACGGGCCGGGGGGAGCGGTTGTGGCTGTATTACGCCCATGGTGGGACGATGTCGTCGGGGTGGTTCTGCCAGGGGCGGTTTGCCTAG